One genomic region from Nilaparvata lugens isolate BPH chromosome 3, ASM1435652v1, whole genome shotgun sequence encodes:
- the LOC111056317 gene encoding protein FAM136A has product MVDKATQQLEDAIKKLEEDLDRSYLRRLHGEMYSCAAKCCARTSDSVQQVKECVDLCRRPVDQAWDDVESEISVFQVNLSNCLMDCGQSVRKAYSGSNVPTPEKMANYDKEMLDCAGNCLQRMLKAVPDMQRRMSKTLEKVTITKK; this is encoded by the exons ATGGTGGACAAGGCGACACAACAGCTGGAAGACGCGATAAAGAAGTTGGAGGAAGATCTGGACCGCTCCTACCTGCGTCGACTGCACGGCGAGATGTACAGCTGTGCGGCCAAGTGTTGCGCGCGCACATCCGATTCCGTTCAACAGGTGAAAGAGTGCGTGGACCTGTGCAGGCGGCCTGTCGACCAGGCCTGGGACGACGTCGAGAGCGAGATCAGTGTATTTCAG GTAAACCTGAGCAATTGCCTGATGGACTGTGGCCAAAGTGTTCGCAAAGCCTACTCAGGCTCCAATGTGCCCACACCAGAAAAAATGGCAAACTATGACAAGGAAATGCTTGACTGCGCAGGAAATTGTCTGCAGCGCATGCTCAAAGCGGTTCCCGACATGCAGAGACGAATGTCCAAGACCCTTGAGAAAGTGACTAttacaaaaaagtaa